Part of the Micropterus dolomieu isolate WLL.071019.BEF.003 ecotype Adirondacks linkage group LG22, ASM2129224v1, whole genome shotgun sequence genome is shown below.
CACTTTGCTTCATTCATACTTGTTCAAAAGAATATTTTGCCATTTTAGAAAAGAAACCACTGCAACTAAACCTAAGCACACAGTTACCACAAATCCCTGGTCCCCACAGGTGTCGGTTGGTCCCCACAGGTTTGGCACGAATTCCTGGAAATGACACTGTTATTGCTATTCTGGCCACCCTCGGACGACATGATGAACCTTTTTTCATTTCGGACACTCTCCAGTGCCACATTCAtgacaaaatgtcaacattttacATAAGATAAATAATCATCCATCAGGCAGAATACCATTTAATCCACTGAGCTCTTGTTATGTTACATAAATTCTGCTGTATATTGCTATACTTTTCTATCTTCTGTATTGGTCACAGGATAATAGAGATGAACAACAACAGTCCTCCTCTGACCTTTAAGCGGTTTCAGACCATTGTGAGCAGACTGGAGTTGCCTAGGAGACCACTGCCTCCCATCACCAAGCAGCAGATGGACAATTGTCACACTAAAATAGCTGACAACCATGACCAACTATACAGTATCCCCTCACTGGAAGAACTAGGTATACATGattgtttttcattcatttttttagaATTGAATATGAGTGCTGTAGGACTTCTTACTCTTTACCTTTAGCTGTTGTCTGGCTATACTGAGGGACATCTAGGAGAGAGGACGTGGTTGGATTTATTCATTACTGTTGGGTTTGATTTGATAAATAATTCCACACTGCTGGATGCAACTGAACACTAGCACGCTGTGTTCGTATCCTACCAGAGCAACTGGAGTTCAAGTTTAGTCCAAAAATGTGTCCTTGTCTCCTGTGTGGCAATTGCATCAAGCTAGATTCCATTCAGAAGTTTAGTAAATAAAATACCATAAATTGTAATAAACTCCTCAAGTCCTTagacatacagtaaataatagtcacattaaaattattaaatggGGATTAGCATATAGAGAACAGTTAGCACTTGGGCAAAGTGTGGTTCATCAGATAATGGCTGCTTTATATTTGACCTTGTCTCCATGTGAAAATGTGTCCAGGGTTCAGGACAGAGGGTTTACCTCCAGCTGTGTGGCGAGGAGGAGAGTCAGAGGCCTCAGACAGACTCAACAAACATCTGGACAAAAAGGTAAACCAGAAGCTGACATTAAAGGTCTTTAATGTCAAACATTGGTGCAGGAAGGGTTGAGTTTCAATGATGGGAGCTTAACTACAATCTAAAAAGCGTCAGAGTAGAGAAACTATGAGTGAATGAGTCAAGACTTTGACTTGATcgtgttgttgttgaaaaggtACACCAAAGTGAATTAATCAAGGCAACATCATTGCATTAACTTCATcaacaaatgaaaacaggagCACGAAACAGGAAGGCTTCTtactaaaatatattaattgtaTGTAGAGGAATAAAGGTCCTGGCCACTATCTGAGAATTTAAAGTAGTTTAATATGATTAATATCTATGTTTAGGGACTAATGTTATTTAATCCACAGCATTATACATCATAACAATATAATAAGTgaaaaagatttgtttttacatgaCGATATCTCGGGTGATGACTTGAATGCCCTCACTGTGTCTGTCCGTATAGGTGTGGGTAGCCAACTTTGAGCATCCTCGAGTAAACAGGTGTTCTCTGTATGCCAGTCCTACTGGCCTCAGCCCCTACCTGCGCTTCGGCTGTCTATCCTGTAGGGTTCTGTACTACAACCTCAGAGAGCTCTACATGAAGGTACTGTGGATACTCAGAGAGATATCAGTTCAGGCTACACAAACGTACTCCACTCTGTTCCCTCACAATTATGACAATCCActgctttcttcttctctctcctctgttgtTCGTTCTTTCTTGTGCCTGCCATCAGCTCCGAAAGCGTTGCAGTCCTCCTCTGTCCCTGTTTGGCCAGTTATTATGGAGGGAGTTCTTCTACACAgctgccaccaacaacccaaaCTTTGACCGCATGGAGGGAAACCCCATCTGTGTCCAGGTGGGCCTTTGCACCAATCAGCTCTTGTAGACCATTACAGTAGGTCATAATGTCCTATGGATATGAGGCCAGAAGCTGTTTAATAGGACGGTGAGACATTTTATGTAAAGGGCAGCTTCTCAAGCACTGTGGTGCAACTGAACTATCCAAATAGTCATGATTATAGTATGTTTTACCACAATACTCATAGATTTGTTCGGCCTGTATTGGATGTGTTGTCATTCAGATTTAAAAGGAGTACAGACAAACATGGTTCGAGACACATACTGTACTCTTTCAAGGTGAATATATCAACACCGTAAAATGAGAATAAAGGCCAGATATCCCACGCTGTTAAAAGAACACGAGTATTAATCTACAGTCAGCAATTGAAGAAAGTTTTTCCATGGGCCCAAAACCAACTGCCCCCGATGAACCCAGGGATTATAGAAGCCAGAAGCATTGAGTGTGGGATAATACTGTCCAACTTGCACGGAGGAGCTTGATGAGTTGCAAGGACTCTCAATCATGGAACATACAATGGAATTTTCCCACTTATTCCGGAAACAGACAGGAGGCAGAAATGCTGAAAAGCATCAGTTCTCACCCGAGCAGTAGCCCGGCTGAACTGCATTTCCCCTCGCCGGGGTTTCTGCTAGTCTGCTCCTCTCAGATCACACCTAATGCTggtatttagaataataagtataatataaataaagaaataataagtAATTCATAGAGCACAGCCTTGTGGGGAGGGGCTCATAAATACCATTgtttatcagaatcagatcaTATGCAAAGTTAATTAAATTATGATTGATTTCCTCTCTGatcctctctcccttcccccACAGCTGTCCCTCAGACTCAAGCTTCCAGCTTCACCACAGCTAAACTTGTAAAATCTTATTCCTCCCCTCTTTCCTTTTCTGACCATGAGCTCATGTGGATATCCAGATTTAATGAAGCTGTTTATTCACAGATGATAAATAATCTGAAATAGAACCAGTGTTGTGTACTAACCAGCTATAGCACTATAAACATATACATAACAGAAGAGTACGTACTATAGTTAATATTTCTCTCGTGTGTCATACGTCTCCAGATCCCATGGGACCAGAACCCAGAGGCACTGGCTAAGTGGGCTGAGGGTCGGACTGGTTTTCCCTGGATTGACGCTATCATGACCCAGCTGAGACAGGAGGGCTGGATCCACCACCTGGCCCGACATGCCGTGGCCTGTTTCCTCACCAGGGGAGACCTGTGGATCAGCTGGGAGAGCGGCATGAAGGTAGGACAGAATCGTCTTTAATTTAGTCttttcaaacacaaactgtaaggCGGAGAACACATGGCTGTTTGTGTCAAGTTCACTGTAGTATGAATTGATAAATGGGTATACATCAGCCCTATTCAATTGGTGACTCGCAGGCCACATCTGGCCCAGAAGCAACCTCTGTGTGTCCCATCATACATAATCTGATAtatgacaacaaaagtaaactCCATACGCAGTGTATGGAAGTAGCTAACGACAGCGCTATTTCATTTCCTTCTCATCTCTGCTGAGAGTTTCACATGCACTGTACCGATCACCGCCAAGCCAGGACTCAGCAAGCAGCCTGTCCCCCTCTGTGTTGCTGCAGAGCGCCTCCACATGCGCACAAAGTCAGCCAGCAGACTAATGACTACGCTCATTAATGGACGAGAAAGTACGTGGTGCAATAAAATCTTTGGGAGTAAAAagccaatcaacacaaaacaagctaaagtgcaagatgtctgtctttagtaactgttcagcttagtttgcTGCGTACATTAAAATCTATCATACAGGTGaaattaattagctgattagagtgtgacactttgagcctacaatactgaaccttttcacaatattctaattttctgagatttagaatttggggttttcataagctgtacgcaataatcatcaaaattatatcaaataaaggcttgaaatatctcactttgcatgtaatgagtctatataatatattagtttcaccttttaagttgaattactgaaataaaaataaacctttgcacgatatgcaaatttttcaagtttcacctgtatataaACTTTGCTGCTGGCTGAGAGACACCAGCCCCTCTCTactagcagcagcagagggaggaggaggaaggaccGATACGGACTGAGTTTATCAGtatttctaaacttcactcagtattataatgtcaggaatatgatttatttgaCTGACTTTTTAGATTTGcttccagtgagatattagtgactattattattaataaacatttagttataataaaaaaaatccattctaatcctattttgaatgttttctttttttaaatctttaaaaggCAATTACTTAGTAATGAAAAACTATCAATAAGAATGTATCAAAATCCTAATGATACCTATCCCAACTCGTGAGAAAGTGTCCGGCCCATCTCCACCTCCTGCTTTCAAAATCTGGCCCAATTGAATTTGTAATAGAATAGTCCTGGTGTACATCATGAAGcattctgtgtctgtgtgttcctgcaggtgtttgaggagctgctgctggatgCAGACTGGAGTGTAAATGCTGGCAGCTGGATGTGGCTGTCCTGCAGTGCCTTCTTCCAGCAGTTCTTCCACTGCTACTGTCCTGTCGGCTTTGGAAGGAGAACTGACCCATCAGGAGACTACATCAGGTAGACTTTATTGTGGCACTTGCACAGTATCTCTTACCATACCACATCCTTTTCCATATTAAATCTCTGGTAACTTAGGGATCTTTCCTCCATGTGAGCTTTAATATGACTTTTCTTCAGGCATTACATCCCCATCTTGAAAGACTACCCGAATCGGTACATCTATGAGCCGTGGAATGCCCCGGAGTCGGTCCAGAAGGCAGCCAACTGTGTGGTGGGAGTGGATTACCCCAAACCAATGATTAATCATGCAGAGGGCAGCAGGCTCAACATAGAGAGAATGAAACAAGTTTACCAGCAACTCTCCCATTACAGAGGACTCAGTAAGTGAACTAACaagactacacacacacagaatggagTATAAGGTTTAGGAGATCAGACCGTCTGGAAGGTGTTGGCCATATACAGTTTTGTTAGTCATCAGAGGCACGTCTGTCTGACATGAATAGGGAGCCAATGAAGGCAAGCTAAAATCGTGCGCGATACGAACAAATGTTCTAGTTTTAGTTAAAAACTCCATTTGAAGCCTTTTAGTAAAAGCACGCAGCAGGACCTGAAAGCCTCCACTCGAGGTAAAGTTAGTACACGGAAACCTCCATGAAAGTGAAAAGAGGTGTGATGCAGAATCTGGACACAGTAGTTACTTACAGCTGTCTGCTGTGCTGCGCTGCAAATCCTTCCTTAAACCATGTCATCGCCTGAAACGGTCATCATAACCACAGGTTAATGACCACGGCTGTGTCGACATTTAAAATGAGTGAACACAGTAAAGTTGTCTTTACTTAACATCATAATTAATATTTCAGTGGCCTGTGGCATTGAGTCAGCCCTGTTCTAATAGATCGTTGACTAAATATGGACAACCCTGTGTGATTATGATTGCTTAAACAGCTCCTGTGTGATGTCAGCTTCTTAACATGCACACCTCACATACAAAGCTCACATGTACAAGTTAAATACTAACTTAAGAAAATAATGATATTGCACAACAGGAGCCACATATCCATGTTTCTCTCCTCCTGTACCAGTCTTGCAGATATTTTCTTTACTTCGTGCATTTGGAGCCAGACTGTAATTCAAAGATCCATctgctttcttttctcactcTTTTACACTTTCAACAAAATCATGAAGAGATACAATTGATGTAAAAGGAATTATGAAATGTTGAATTaaaattgaacattttgtttACAGATTCCTTTGTTGGAGTGGAAGTAAATTTAGCACTTTTATATAGATACACCTTACGGTAGGGAGGAGGATTACATcactgtgtatgtatgtgtgtgtgtgtgtcaggtctACTAGCATCAGTACCAACCATCCAAGAGGAGGCAGAGCCACCAATGACGGATGAGTCGCAGACCAGCAGTGGCCCTGGTAGGAGGAAACACAGAAGCAAGAATCTTATTTTCCCATCGAGGATCTACAAAATATTAGCATAATTATTACTTAGTACACGTGTCACAGTCAAACTGTTCACAATATctgcttattatttattttcttgtgttttcctAGACTCTCCTCCCAGAGGTCCTGCTGACAGTGAAGCAGCTGGCTGCTCTACAGCGCCTGATTCGTCCACAGTCTGTGCATCTTCCACCTATGCCCCATATCCCGAGCCGGAGGACGCAGTGAACATTCACCCTTCCCAGACACCCTGCCCCTCATCAAGCTCACGCACACAGCCCTCTGCAGCCATAACATCTACTGCCAGCAATCCTCTGTCCACACCTATCAACTCCTCACCAGCCCACTGCCCACTATCGGTGTCCCCTGCTGCCTCATGTTCCACCTTGTCCTCGTCCCTCAGTCCAGCCTCAACCGCAACTCACTCCTCTCTGGGGCACAGGAGGAAGGGCCTTGCCTGCAAGGTCCGGCGCAGCCAGAGGCAGCGAGGGCGACTGATCTGCACTCCAGCAgccagggagggagagaggagatcagaggaggaggaggagcgggagGAAGCAGaaggggaggagaggatggaggaggacGTTGAGCAGGATGAGGAGAGAATGGAGGAGGCGACTTCTGGAGAGACTGCAGGACATCAGCAGTAATACCAGGTACAATACACATGTTGGGGTTTTCAACATATGgacaggtttggttattagctgaatatcaaagatattctagaaatattaattaaactattaatattcaaaattattaattacaattaattaatacggggcaccaccctggaatcagggaccaataaccaaatatgaTCAGTCTAAAAGAGGGTTTGTCCACCTACTGATGGCAAACAGAAGAGTGAATCTGCACATTGGCCGTGGTAATAATCACAGGCAACaacttcttaaaattataacAGCATTTATTCAACTGCGCTGGCTGCGTTACCGGGGTGACCTGCAAGATTACAAGATTATGTGTGTGCAGTATCATGGAAGTATCATGGTGTTTTCTTCTCTGGCTTTTCTTTCAGGTGAAGTTCAAAAGAACAATGTTTAAACGTCCTGGAAGAAGTGGACTGATAAGGAATACAAGGAACAGGGTTCTGGATATGTGGACAACATAAATGTACATTAGCATGCATACAACtggaggtagagcgggtcaTCAGctgatccccagctcctcctgtcaccatgtcgaagtgtctttgggcaagaCGCGAAACCCTAAACTGCTCGTGATGCTCATGCCAGCATCTTGCATGATGGCTCACGCTCATCGGCGTTAGGTGTGATTGGGTGAA
Proteins encoded:
- the cry2 gene encoding cryptochrome-2 produces the protein MVVNSVHWFRKGLRLHDNPALQEALNGADTVRCVYILDPWFAGAANVGINRWRFLLEALEDLDSSLKKLNSRLFVVRGQPTDVFPRLLKEWEVTRLTFEYDPEPYGKERDGAIIKMAQEFGVETIVRNSHTLYNLDRIIEMNNNSPPLTFKRFQTIVSRLELPRRPLPPITKQQMDNCHTKIADNHDQLYSIPSLEELGFRTEGLPPAVWRGGESEASDRLNKHLDKKVWVANFEHPRVNRCSLYASPTGLSPYLRFGCLSCRVLYYNLRELYMKLRKRCSPPLSLFGQLLWREFFYTAATNNPNFDRMEGNPICVQIPWDQNPEALAKWAEGRTGFPWIDAIMTQLRQEGWIHHLARHAVACFLTRGDLWISWESGMKVFEELLLDADWSVNAGSWMWLSCSAFFQQFFHCYCPVGFGRRTDPSGDYIRHYIPILKDYPNRYIYEPWNAPESVQKAANCVVGVDYPKPMINHAEGSRLNIERMKQVYQQLSHYRGLSLLASVPTIQEEAEPPMTDESQTSSGPDSPPRGPADSEAAGCSTAPDSSTVCASSTYAPYPEPEDAVNIHPSQTPCPSSSSRTQPSAAITSTASNPLSTPINSSPAHCPLSVSPAASCSTLSSSLSPASTATHSSLGHRRKGLACKVRRSQRQRGRLICTPAAREGERRSEEEEEREEAEGEERMEEDVEQDEERMEEATSGETAGHQQ